A stretch of Pseudomonas sp. 7SR1 DNA encodes these proteins:
- a CDS encoding ApeP family dehydratase, producing MIDWPPAELLPHAGDMILIDRIVAFDDEQIHTHATVKAGGPFSRDDGGLPAWVGIELMAQSVAAFAGCHARQRGDAVELGFLLGTRKFECNVEYFPVGTELAIHGLRSLEDDNGMGVFECHIDAPGIHATARLNVFRPPQSAHYLHEPSATGNQP from the coding sequence ATGATCGATTGGCCGCCCGCCGAACTGCTGCCCCACGCAGGCGACATGATTCTCATCGACCGCATCGTGGCGTTCGACGATGAACAGATCCATACCCATGCCACCGTCAAGGCCGGCGGGCCGTTCAGCCGCGACGACGGTGGACTGCCGGCCTGGGTCGGCATCGAGCTGATGGCCCAGAGCGTCGCGGCGTTCGCCGGCTGCCATGCGCGCCAGCGTGGCGATGCCGTGGAGCTGGGCTTTCTGCTCGGCACCCGCAAGTTCGAATGCAACGTCGAATATTTTCCAGTCGGCACCGAACTGGCCATCCATGGCCTGCGCTCCCTGGAAGACGACAACGGCATGGGCGTATTCGAGTGCCACATCGACGCACCCGGCATCCATGCCACGGCCCGGCTGAATGTGTTCCGCCCGCCCCAATCCGCCCACTATCTCCATGAACCGTCCGCAACAGGAAACCAGCCATGA
- the fabG gene encoding 3-oxoacyl-ACP reductase FabG: MTESVLVTGSSRGIGRAIALRLAQAGHDIVLHCRSGRAEADAVQNEIQALGRNARVLQFDVSDRAACKAILEADVEAHGAYYGVVLNAGLTRDGAFPALSEEDWDSVMRTNLDGFYNVLHPVMMPMIRRRAAGRIVCITSVSGLIGNRGQVNYSASKAGLIGAAKALAIELGKRRITVNCVAPGLIDTAMLDENVPVEELMKMIPAQRMGTPEEVAGAVNFLMSAEAGYITRQVLSVNGGLC, translated from the coding sequence ATGACTGAATCCGTACTGGTCACCGGCTCCAGCCGTGGCATCGGCCGCGCCATCGCCCTGCGCCTGGCCCAGGCAGGCCATGACATCGTGCTGCACTGCCGCAGCGGTCGCGCCGAGGCCGACGCCGTCCAGAACGAAATCCAGGCCCTGGGCCGTAATGCCCGGGTGCTGCAATTCGACGTATCCGACCGTGCCGCCTGCAAAGCCATCCTTGAGGCCGATGTCGAGGCCCACGGCGCCTATTACGGGGTGGTGCTTAACGCCGGCCTGACCCGCGACGGCGCGTTCCCGGCCCTGAGCGAAGAAGACTGGGACAGCGTGATGCGCACCAACCTCGACGGTTTCTACAACGTGCTGCACCCGGTGATGATGCCGATGATCCGTCGCCGCGCCGCCGGACGGATCGTCTGCATCACCTCGGTCTCGGGCTTGATCGGCAACCGCGGCCAAGTCAACTACAGCGCCTCGAAGGCCGGACTGATCGGGGCGGCCAAGGCGTTGGCAATCGAGTTGGGCAAGCGCAGGATCACCGTCAACTGCGTCGCCCCTGGCCTGATCGATACCGCCATGCTCGATGAAAACGTGCCCGTGGAAGAACTGATGAAAATGATCCCCGCCCAGCGCATGGGCACCCCGGAAGAAGTGGCCGGCGCGGTGAACTTCCTGATGTCCGCCGAAGCCGGCTACATCACCCGGCAGGTCCTGTCCGTCAACGGAGGCCTGTGCTGA